ACGAGATTCTAAATAATCCAACAGCTTGCGAAAACCTCTACCCTTAGTCTGCTTCCCAATCATCAGATTCCTCTTCTTCCGAGTCGTCATCATCAACATCATCCAAGGCAATATCTCGTCTGCACTGATGCAACAGTTCTAAAAGTTCTCTTAGCAGTTCGGGTTTTGCAGGTAAAGTTCGCCCCATTAATATAGCTGTGTTGGTGGCTTTGACAAGTTGGTTTAGGTTGTTCCCGATTTGTCCTAATTCCCAATATGTTTGCAGGCTAATTTTACTTAGTCGTTTGGGTAATGGACGCATCAATGCATTACGTCTCATTAGTTCACTCGCTGACATCCCCGCGTCAAGTGATTTTATTCGCAGCAAGTCCAGTTCGATATCGCTCAATCTCACTGGAAAAATATGCTTTCGGACTAGAACTTTTGACTGCTTGCGATTCGGCATAAGTCGAGAATATCAAGGGACATTGCGCGGGGGGTTTTTCAAGGGGGGTTTCCCCACTTGAACCAGTCTGCTCTTCGAGCGCAGCGAGACAAAGCGTAAGCTTTG
The sequence above is a segment of the Nostoc sp. UHCC 0926 genome. Coding sequences within it:
- a CDS encoding plasmid mobilization protein — protein: MPNRKQSKVLVRKHIFPVRLSDIELDLLRIKSLDAGMSASELMRRNALMRPLPKRLSKISLQTYWELGQIGNNLNQLVKATNTAILMGRTLPAKPELLRELLELLHQCRRDIALDDVDDDDSEEEESDDWEAD